In Myxocyprinus asiaticus isolate MX2 ecotype Aquarium Trade chromosome 32, UBuf_Myxa_2, whole genome shotgun sequence, one genomic interval encodes:
- the LOC127423203 gene encoding LOW QUALITY PROTEIN: archaemetzincin-2 (The sequence of the model RefSeq protein was modified relative to this genomic sequence to represent the inferred CDS: inserted 2 bases in 1 codon; substituted 2 bases at 2 genomic stop codons) yields the protein MQVIEHPVERLRTALLSTXIKIYQQFSRAEKKLLEEVLLLDISLFSPITIHSFSDWIPFQPEDPQDFQSFYSNPYHNYPNSGHKTIYIQTIGDLMHFLEKRKPKDAFCIVGITMIDLYPEVSWNFVFGKASFTKGVGVFSFAXYDDHFYERSFVGWLKIVKQMQGDYSVFQNYYTPPVTSILLLCSCMIGHLFGVEHCQWLQCVMQGSNHLEESDCQPFDLCPICLXKLQSAIGFKIDDRYKHWATLSQPTQAFQESRHWLYKCLSILEDETL from the exons ATGCAGGTTATTGAGCATCCAGTTGAGAGACTGCGGACTGCTCTCCTGTCCAC CATAAAGATATACCAGCAATTCAGCAGAGCGGAGAAGAAGCTTTTAGAAGAAGTACTCCTACTTGACATTTCACTTTTCAGTCCCATCACCATTCACTCTTTCTCTGACTGGATTCCCTTCCAACCAGAGGATCCTCAAGACTTTCAGAGTTTTTACAGCAACCCATACCACAATTACCCAAACAGTGGACATAAGACCATCTATATTCAAACTATTG GAGAT CTGATGCACTTCTTGGAAAAGAGGAAACCTAAAGATGCTTTTTGCATAGTGGGGATCACCATGATTGACTTGTACCCAGAAGTCTCATGGAATTTTGTATTTGGCAAAGCTTCCTTCACTAAAGGTG TGGGAGTGTTCAGCTTTGCCTGATACGATGATCACTTTTATGAGAGAAGCTTTGTGGGATGGTTGAAGATAGTAAAGCAGATGCAAGGAGATTATTCTGTGTTCCAGAATTACTACACACCCCCAGTCACCAGTATTCTCCTCCTCTGTTCCTGCATG ATAGGACATTTATTTGGTGTGGAGCACTGCCAGTGGTTACAGTGTGTTATGCAGGGCTCCAATCACTTAGAGGAGTCTGACTGTCAGCCGTTTGACCTCTGCCCCATCTGTTTGTGAAAACTACAGTCTGCCATTGGATTCAAAATAGATGATAGATACAAG CACTGGGCAACACTCAGCCAACCCACGCAAGCTTTCCAAGAGTCTAGACATTGGTTGTATAAGTGCTTAAGTATACTGGAGGATGAAACATTGTGA